Part of the Flammeovirga agarivorans genome is shown below.
CAAAAACATCTGTAGTTGGGTTCATGATTCTGGTATAAATATTACCAAATTCTTTTAAACCAAATAAATTTGCGGCATGTTCTGCATTATCAAAAACATAGGAAGTGGTTTGATAAATAGGCACTGCTCTTGAGTTGGTTGTCGGGTCTACTTCTTGTCCTGCATGTAGTTGGAGGGTCTCGAATTTATATTCGCTCATAGTTCAAAAGGTTAGATTAATTTTTGATTACAACTTTTACTAGAAATGAATACTCTAGTCAGTCTATAGGTAAATCTAGTAAACATTTTTGATATTACTAATATAATGGAATTTGGGTTTAGAAAATTTAAGAATCAGAAAAATATAGATGACTTATATGCTACTTATAGGGTTTTTTCGAGGAATTGTCGCTTAAGTAATTGAAACATAAAACAATCGACATGAAAAATAACTTTTTATTCATTTTCTCAATTCTTTTATCATTTGCTGTGAGAGCGCAATCCACTGCTGATTTCACTAATTATCATATGGTAGGTGGTAGTATTGGTACTTCTTTATATTCAGGTGGTTATGTTAATCAAAACCAACGCATCTTCGATGGGAAAAGTCATCAGCCATCTTTTCAGCTGTATTATCAAACAAGATTATCAAGAAGGTTTCATTTAAGATACCAAACCTCTCTATCTGGTTTATCATCTAGAGATTTAAGGGCAAATAGCGAAACCTATGGCCAAAATGCTTTTAATACTACAATTTTAGAAGTCGCACCTATTTTTATTTTCGATTTAGGTAATATTGAGAGATTAAATAATAGAAATACACAATGGTATTTAATGGGAGGTACAGGTGTATTTTTAGCAGAAGTAAACCATCATTTATTGAATACTAAGGCCAATAAAGCAGGGGGAACTTTAAATTTTGGTATCGGTATGAGACATAGAATCAAAGACAATTGGTTTTTAACAGCCGAAGCAATGGGTAGAGTGACTTCATCAAATACATTGGATTTAAACAGAACACAACAATCACCAACTGACTTATATGCTACATTCCAAATAGGTGTTGCTTACAGAATCAGAGGAAAGAGATTTATAAGATAAACATTGCTTAACACTGTTTTTTGGAGGAATTATTATAGATTAGTATAAATTAGTCTAACATCAATTGTTATATGATTTTATTAGAACGGAACTATAAATGGCTTCCTCCAATTCTTTCTTTTGTCATCTCCTTAATACTATTTGTATTTACGTATTGGGCGGCGTCGAAAGAATTTATGATCCGGGAGATGTTGGGGTATCCCATCACTTATTTATATTTCATTTATTTTAATGGGACTGTCTACTTAAGTATTAAGTTATCTAAGTTTTTCTATAATATTAAATACTTTCAGATACATACAAATACAAGGTTATTTGTTGAGTTGATGTCTTTATTCGCAATGAGTTTCATCTTTTTTTATGTTACTTTAATCACTTCCAGTGTGATGAGCGGTAGGGGAGATGCGATTATCTTTACTAAGAATAATACTATTATAGGAGTATTTCAAGGATTGGTATTATTACTATATTCTTCATTAACGATCACACAAGATTTCTTGAACAAATGGCGTCAGAGTTCCATTGAAATTTCAGAATTGCAAAAACAAAAACTGAGGGCAGAGAATAGAGCATTACAAGCTCATCTTAATCCGCACTTTTTATTTAACAGTCTTAATGTGTTGATATCTGAAATAGATTATGATCCTAAGAGTGCGAAAAGATTTGCATTGGATTTATCAACGATCTACAGATATGTTTTAAATAGTAAGGACAAAGAATTAGTTTCTTTTAAAGAAGAATGGGAAGTAATGCAGGGGTATATACATTTGCATCAAGTGAGATTAGGTGAAGGTTTAATATTTGAAAGTGAAATACATAAAGATTCATTGGATAAGAAAATCCCTCCACTTAGTTTACAACTCCTTCTTGAAAATTGTTTTAAACACAATCAAGCTA
Proteins encoded:
- a CDS encoding sensor histidine kinase, which codes for MILLERNYKWLPPILSFVISLILFVFTYWAASKEFMIREMLGYPITYLYFIYFNGTVYLSIKLSKFFYNIKYFQIHTNTRLFVELMSLFAMSFIFFYVTLITSSVMSGRGDAIIFTKNNTIIGVFQGLVLLLYSSLTITQDFLNKWRQSSIEISELQKQKLRAENRALQAHLNPHFLFNSLNVLISEIDYDPKSAKRFALDLSTIYRYVLNSKDKELVSFKEEWEVMQGYIHLHQVRLGEGLIFESEIHKDSLDKKIPPLSLQLLLENCFKHNQATLRKPLHLSIISDTNKVIVKNNVQLKSQKPESYNIGLKYLNDSFHHIDSNATVKIEQNENEFIVEIPLLTIDK
- a CDS encoding outer membrane beta-barrel protein translates to MKNNFLFIFSILLSFAVRAQSTADFTNYHMVGGSIGTSLYSGGYVNQNQRIFDGKSHQPSFQLYYQTRLSRRFHLRYQTSLSGLSSRDLRANSETYGQNAFNTTILEVAPIFIFDLGNIERLNNRNTQWYLMGGTGVFLAEVNHHLLNTKANKAGGTLNFGIGMRHRIKDNWFLTAEAMGRVTSSNTLDLNRTQQSPTDLYATFQIGVAYRIRGKRFIR